The proteins below are encoded in one region of Cololabis saira isolate AMF1-May2022 chromosome 21, fColSai1.1, whole genome shotgun sequence:
- the prkcsh gene encoding glucosidase 2 subunit beta, whose translation MFLSQSLVFLVLCVGVSAVEVQRPRGVPLSKRQFYEEGKPFTCLDGSRTIPFDRVNDDYCDCQDGSDEPGTAACPNGSFHCTNAGFRPGFIPSSRINDGICDCCDTTDEYNSGATCENTCREMGRKERESLKELAEIAKEGFLIKQQLIQEAKRGHEEKKAKLAEVQGGKKDLETKVEALRTVKDTAEQPEKEAKDRHLKAWEDQKAIVRMEKDKARMAEVFAELDKDVDGFISVAELLFHSELDPDSDGSFTEEEAQGLFGGADNVDTVTFESVWSNIKDKYISESSADNPAPVDTSTEETREPVSDNDSEPYPEDDIQEEEDDDEDEGEDDDMDEADYKAPPSVQTREKKDNEEETMPPYDQETQNLIDAAQKARDEFDEVEKALREVDDQVRNLEKEISFDFGPSAEFTYLYSQCYELNTSEYIYKLCPFNRVSQKPKFGGSETNLGAWGKWAGPEDNIYSMMKYEHGTGCWQGPSRSTTVKITCGKETTVVSTSEPSRCEYLMEFISPAICQEPQSVDSLHDHEEL comes from the exons ATGTTCCTGAGCCAGAGCCTGGTGTTCCTGGTGCTGTGTGTTGGAGTCTCAGCCGTGGAGGTGCAGCGTCCCCGCGGTGTCCCCCTGTCCA AACGGCAGTTTTATGAAGAAGGCAAACCTTTCACTTGCCTGGATGGATCCCGCACCATCCCCTTCGACAGAGTAAATGATGACTACTGTGACTGCCAAGATGGATCTGATGAGCCAG GTACCGCTGCTTGTCCCAATGGCAGCTTCCATTGCACCAATGCCGGTTTCCGACCGGGGTTCATCCCTTCCTCCCGTATCAATGATGGAATCTGTG ACTGCTGCGACACTACAGATGAGTACAACAGTGGTGCCACCTGTGAGAacacctgcag GGAGATGGGGCGCAAAGAAAGAGAGAGCCTGAAGGAGCTGGCAGAAATTGCAAAGGAAGGCTTTTTAATTAAACAGCAACTTATTCAAGAGGCTAAAAGAGGCCATGAGGAAAAGAAG GCCAAACTTGCAGAGGTTCAGGGCGGTAAGAAGGATCTAGAAACAAAGGTGGAGGCTCTAAGAACAGTGAAAGATACTGCAGAGCAGCCAGAAAAAGAAGCTAAAGATCGCCATCTAAAGGCCTGGGAAG ATCAAAAAGCTATCGTTCGAATGGAGAAAGATAAGGCTAGAATGGCTGAGGTGTTTGCTGAACTGGATAAGGATGTGGATGGCTT CATCTCAGTTGCTGAGCTCCTGTTTCATTCAGAGCTTGATCCAGATTCAGATGGTTCATTCACAGAAGAAGAAGCTCAG GGCCTTTTTGGAGGAGCTGACAATGTTGACACGGTAACATTTGAATCTGTTTGGAGTAATATCAAAGATAAATATATATCTGAG TCCAGTGCAGACAACCCAGCACCCGTGGACACTTCCACCGAGGAAACAAGGGAGCCTGTTTCTGACAATGACTCCGAGCCATACCCCGAAGATGACATACAAGAGGAGGAGGacgatgatgaagatgaggggGAAGATGATGACATGGATGAAGCAGACTATAAG GCCCCTCCTTCAGTGCAGACTCGAGAAAAGAAGGACAATGAAGAGGAGACGATGCCACCCTACGACCAAGAAACGCAGAACTTGATTGATG CTGCTCAGAAAGCCAGGGACGAGTTCGATGAGGTTGAGAAGGCTCTACGGGAGGTGGACGATCAGGTCAG AAACCTTGAAAAGGAAAtctcatttgactttggaccaAGTGCTGAATTTACCTACCTCTACAGCCAGTGTTATGAGCTGAATACTAGCGA GTATATCTACAAGCTCTGCCCATTCAACAGAGTATCCCAGAAACCCAAGTTTGGTGGATCAGAAACTAATTTAGG AGCCTGGGGGAAATGGGCAGGTCCTGAGGATAACATCTACTCTATGATGAAATATGAACATGGTACAGGGTGCTGGCAAGGCCCCAGCAGATCCACCACT GTAAAAATAACATGTGGGAAGGAGACAACTGTGGTATCTACTTCAGAGCCCAGCCGCTGTGAATACCTTATGGAGTTCATCAGCCCTGCGATCTGCCAAGAGCCTCAAAGCGTGGATTCACTTCATGACCATGAAGAACTCTAG